A window of Coraliomargarita sinensis genomic DNA:
GGCAGTCATGGGCCACGTGCGCATTGGCCATCAGTAAGCATTTTTCCCCCACCCGGGTCGCGGCGCCCTCTTCCGTGGAACGATGTATGGTCACTGCCTCACGAATCACCGAGTTTTTCCCGATATGGACACTCGATTTGGTCGAGGGTGAAAAGGATAGATCCTGCGGCAGCCCACCGATCACGGCAAAGCTGTCGATGGTGACACCTTCTTCCACATTACTATACTGCCGCACGATTGCATGCGCCGCGATACGACAGCCCGAGGCGATCGAAACATCCGCTTCGATTACGGCGTATGGACCGATCTCGACATCATCCGCGAGTTGCGCCTTTGCGTCTACAATGGCAGTCGGATGGATGGACTGACTCATGATCGGCGCCGATGCTTACTGGCAGGGTAAATACGAAGGGGGCATGCTAGGATGCGACCGGTTGATCCTGCTCGAAGCGTAGGGACTTTTCATCCTTAGCAACCGATACTTTGATCGGTTCGCCGGGCTTGATCTCTCCAGAGAGAATGGCTTCGGCCAGTGAATCCTCCAGATACTGTTCGACGGCACGTCGCAGGGGGCGTGCACCGTACTTCTCGTCGTATCCCTTCTCGATAAGGAAATCCTTACACTCCTGGGAGAATTCAAAGATCAGCTCACGCTCCTTGAGTCGATCGGCGACATTTCGCAACTCAAGTTCGACAATGGACTGCATATCCTCGCGCCCAAGCGATTTGAAAATCACAAGGTCATTAAGACGGTTGAGAAACTCCGGCTTGAAGACGCGTTTGGTCTCGTCGAGAATCTTCTCACGAATTTTCTCATATTCGTTCTCCGCCGTGTTTTCGACTCCGAAGCCCATCGACGTATTACGCTGAAGGATGTCGGCCCCGACGTTGGAGGTCATGATTAGGATGGTATTTCGGAAGTCGACCTTCCGTCCCAGACTGTCGGTCAGGCGGCCTTCTTCGAGAACCTGCAACAGCAGCTGCACCACATCGGGGTGTGCTTTCTCAATCTCGTCAAAGAGCACCACGGAATAGGGCTTACGGCGAACCGCTTCAGTAAGCTGCCCGCCTTCTTCGTAGCCCACATAGCCGGGGGGTGAACCGACCAGGCGCGACACAGCGAACTTCTCCATATATTCGGACATGTCGATTTGAATGACAGCCTCCTTGTCGCCGAACATCTCTTCCGCCAGAACCTTGGCCAGAAGCGTCTTACCGACACCCGTCGGCCCGAGGAACATGAAGGAACCGATCGGACGCTTGGGATCCTTGAGGTCGGCACGGGAACGACGCAGCGCTTTGGAAATCACCTCGGTCGCGATGTTTTGACCGATCACCTCGCTCTGTAATTCAGCTTCAAGATTGAGCAGCTTTTTGCTCTCCTTTTGCTCCATACGTGAGAGCGGAATACCGGTCCAGTCGGCTACGACCTGCAGCATATCCTCCTCACCCACGTTAATCCTGTTTTCTTCGCGGGACTTCTTCCAGGACTCGACGAGATCGGTTTGCTTCTTGCGCAGCTGCTTCTCCTCGTCCCTGAACTTGGCTGCATCCTCAAAGCGCTGCCTGGAAATAGCTTCCTCCTTCTTGGAGCAAACTTCCTCAATGGTATCGGTCATCTCTTCGATTTCCGGCGGCTGTTTTAGGGACTCAATACGTGCGCGGGCGCCGGCTTCGTCCAGAATGTCGATGGCCTTATCCGGGAGGAAACGGGCCGTGATGTAGCGTTCGGACAGTTTGGCCGAGGCTTCCAGGGCCTCATCCGAAAATGTGCACTTGTGGTGGTCCTCGTATTTACCGCGAATCCCCTTAAGGATTTGAATAGTATCCTCCACCGAGGGCGCATCGACCTTCACGGACTGGAAGCGTCGGTCGAGGGCACTGTCCTTCTCAATGTATTTACGATACTCGGCCAGCGTCGTCGCTCCGATGCATTGCAGCTCACCACGACTGAGCGCGGGCTTAAAGATATTGGAAGCGTCCATGGCACCTTCGGCGGCACCTGCGCCAACGATAGTATGGAGTTCATCGATGAAAATAATGATGTTCTTCGCCCGGCGAATCTCATCCATGACCGCTTTGATCCGCTCCTCGAACTGACCACGGTATTTCGTCCCCGCCACCATCAGCGCAAGGTCCAGCGTGATCACTTTTTTATCCATGAGGATTTCCGGAACAATTCCGGATGCAATTTCCTGAGCCAGTCCTTCGACAATGGCCGTCTTCCCCACACCGGCTTCACCGATCAAAACCGGATTGTTCTTGGTGCGGCGGCAGAGAATTTGCACGACCCGGCGAATCTCATCCTTACGGCCTACCACAGGATCCATTTCCCCCTTCTTGGCCAGCTCAGTAAGATCGCGACCAAAAGCTTTCAAGGCCGGTGTCTTGCTCTCTTTCTTTTCATCCGGATTTCCCTGGGACCCCCCGGCAGTCGCCTCCTCCGGTTCGCTGGAAAAATTGGGATCCAACTCGGCGAGAATTTCGTTCCGGCAGCGTTCGATGTCCACGTCGAGTGACTTCAGCACGCGGGCTGCGACCCCCTCGCCTTCACGGAGCAAGCCGAGCAGAATGTGTTCGGTACCGACGTAGGAATGGTTCAGGGACTTCGCCTCCTTGCCAGCCAGCGCGAGAACCTTTTTAACGCGCGGCGTGTAGGGTATATTGCCCGAAGGTTTGCTTTCCGGACCGGTGCCGACCTGCTTCTCCACTGCGGAACGAACTGTTTGCAGGTCGAGCCCCATCTTCATGAGCACGTTGACCGCAACACCCTGGCCAAGATTAATCAGCCCCAACAGCAAGTGCTCCGTCCCGACGTAATTATGGTGAAAACGATCAGCCTCTTTGCGCGCCAGAGCGAGCACCTGTTGAGCACGTGGGGTAAAATTGTTCATCGGTTCCATATGTAGTAAAGTTATTAAGTCAGATCAGCGAGCTTGTCAAAGTCCAGAGCAGGAAGAGAGCCTAATTCTTCGCGAAGTTTTTTCGCGCGGCAGACGTCGCGCTCATCCGGCTCGATTTCCGATTTGGTGGCATGTTGAATGTGCCCCGGTTGGCACTCGATAAAGAAGCGGTCAATCTCCGCGCGGTTCGACTCCGGCAGCATCTCGAAATCAACCGCCAGCCGCAGCAGCGAGAGCATGTTCATCGCCTCAGCCGAATTGACTACGTGGGCATTCCGCAGAACCCCATAAGCGCGACCGATCTGGTCGAGCACCTTCGAGCGACTGTCCTCCAAGCACTTGAAGCGAGCATTCACCTCATGATCGATGACGGTCTTCAATACGTTGCCGAGGCGGTCAATGATATCACCCTCCTGCTCGCCCAGAGTTTGTTGGTTGGATATTTGAAAAACGTGTCCGGTCGCATCAGAACCCTCGCCGAACAGCCCGCGCACGGTAATGCCGAGTTGATTCACGGCTCGAATAACCCGCTCCATTTGATCGGAAAGCACGAGACCGGGCAGATGCATCATCACCGAAGCACGAAGTCCCGTGCCCAGATTCGTCGGACAGGCCGTCAGATATCCGAATTCCGAGTCGTATGCGATGTCGAGATGTTCCTCCAGTTCCGTGTCGAAGCGATCAATCTGCTTCCAGACATTCTTCAAATGAAAGCCTGTTTTGAGGAACTGGATACGCAAATGATCCTCCTCGTTGATCATGACCGAGCAGGTCTGCGCTTTGTTGATATAAACGCCTGAACCTTGCTGCGATTCGCAAAGCTCGCGGCTGATCAAGTGCCGCTCGACGAGGACCTGTTTTTCCAGATCCGATAATTCGGAAATTTCAAAAAAACTCCCCTTTTTCATCTTTCCCAGGCCGGACAGATGGTCGGAGCATTTGGACAAAATGTCACTACGCTGTGCCAAACTTGCGCGCTCCGGGAAAGGCGTGCCCAGTAAATTACGCGCCAGCCGCAAGCGGGTGCTGAGTACCACGGGAGTCGCCTTCTGCGTATTGTGGGTGAGCTCCGCGTCTTTACAATTGAGCAGAGGTTCAATCATGACTGGCTGTATTCGTAGTTCTCCGCTTCTTCTTTCAGCGACTTGATTTGGTCGCGATACTTGGCCGCATCCTCGTAGGCCTCCTCGTCAATCGCTTTGGCCAAAGCCTTTTCCAGCTTGTCGAGTTGAACCGTGATCGACTGGCGGCTGAGTGCGACATCCGGCGTTTTGCCCTTGTGGCAGGTGCCCACGTGCATGTCTTCCAACACAGGACGCAGTAGTGATGCGAACACCGTAAAACAGGACGAGCAACCCAGACGACCGGTGCGACGAAAGTCCGCCGTCGTCAGCCCGCAATCGGGGCACTGTAAGGAGCTATCCTCCTCATGTGTCGGCACATGTGACTTGTTCAGGAGGTCGGCCAAAGAAAAGCCTTCCGGATCGGTCACACCCTTTGCCTGCGCACAGGACTCGCACAAATCCACCTTGATAATCTTGTTGTTGATGATCTGAGTCAGGTGGACCGTGGCCTGATTGTCGCAGTTGCTGCACTTTAAATTTTCACCCATGGTAGTAAAATAGTGGTTTGTTCGCGGATCGCAAAACCAAATCAACATTACCTTTTCCGAAGAAATCGGCTGAAGCAATGCCCTTCGGCAAATCATAATTGGCATGAAGCGTGCCAATTAAAACACCGGGCCGACTGCTTGGATTAAAAAGGACTAGAGCATGGTTCCCTCACGGGAGACCAACTCACGGAAACGCTCGA
This region includes:
- a CDS encoding ATP-dependent Clp protease ATP-binding subunit codes for the protein MEPMNNFTPRAQQVLALARKEADRFHHNYVGTEHLLLGLINLGQGVAVNVLMKMGLDLQTVRSAVEKQVGTGPESKPSGNIPYTPRVKKVLALAGKEAKSLNHSYVGTEHILLGLLREGEGVAARVLKSLDVDIERCRNEILAELDPNFSSEPEEATAGGSQGNPDEKKESKTPALKAFGRDLTELAKKGEMDPVVGRKDEIRRVVQILCRRTKNNPVLIGEAGVGKTAIVEGLAQEIASGIVPEILMDKKVITLDLALMVAGTKYRGQFEERIKAVMDEIRRAKNIIIFIDELHTIVGAGAAEGAMDASNIFKPALSRGELQCIGATTLAEYRKYIEKDSALDRRFQSVKVDAPSVEDTIQILKGIRGKYEDHHKCTFSDEALEASAKLSERYITARFLPDKAIDILDEAGARARIESLKQPPEIEEMTDTIEEVCSKKEEAISRQRFEDAAKFRDEEKQLRKKQTDLVESWKKSREENRINVGEEDMLQVVADWTGIPLSRMEQKESKKLLNLEAELQSEVIGQNIATEVISKALRRSRADLKDPKRPIGSFMFLGPTGVGKTLLAKVLAEEMFGDKEAVIQIDMSEYMEKFAVSRLVGSPPGYVGYEEGGQLTEAVRRKPYSVVLFDEIEKAHPDVVQLLLQVLEEGRLTDSLGRKVDFRNTILIMTSNVGADILQRNTSMGFGVENTAENEYEKIREKILDETKRVFKPEFLNRLNDLVIFKSLGREDMQSIVELELRNVADRLKERELIFEFSQECKDFLIEKGYDEKYGARPLRRAVEQYLEDSLAEAILSGEIKPGEPIKVSVAKDEKSLRFEQDQPVAS
- a CDS encoding protein arginine kinase — encoded protein: MIEPLLNCKDAELTHNTQKATPVVLSTRLRLARNLLGTPFPERASLAQRSDILSKCSDHLSGLGKMKKGSFFEISELSDLEKQVLVERHLISRELCESQQGSGVYINKAQTCSVMINEEDHLRIQFLKTGFHLKNVWKQIDRFDTELEEHLDIAYDSEFGYLTACPTNLGTGLRASVMMHLPGLVLSDQMERVIRAVNQLGITVRGLFGEGSDATGHVFQISNQQTLGEQEGDIIDRLGNVLKTVIDHEVNARFKCLEDSRSKVLDQIGRAYGVLRNAHVVNSAEAMNMLSLLRLAVDFEMLPESNRAEIDRFFIECQPGHIQHATKSEIEPDERDVCRAKKLREELGSLPALDFDKLADLT
- a CDS encoding UvrB/UvrC motif-containing protein, translating into MGENLKCSNCDNQATVHLTQIINNKIIKVDLCESCAQAKGVTDPEGFSLADLLNKSHVPTHEEDSSLQCPDCGLTTADFRRTGRLGCSSCFTVFASLLRPVLEDMHVGTCHKGKTPDVALSRQSITVQLDKLEKALAKAIDEEAYEDAAKYRDQIKSLKEEAENYEYSQS